From the genome of Sphingobacterium kitahiroshimense, one region includes:
- a CDS encoding RagB/SusD family nutrient uptake outer membrane protein, whose translation MKNQIKISYKIVFAGLFLCSAMITTSCRKFVEVDTFSSRTLKYTTDYEALINNSSNFGTSYILPLVTGDDVDTKVEAVQNSWSTDFQNAFIWSAQFFSQEQQDGGWNNLYKQVQISNTILNGVFESENGTLEAKNRIAAEAKVHRAFAYLALVNQYAPIYNPAQASTQMGVPLLLTPDLFQNLARASLQKVYDQIISDLTSAVDYLPNYPTFNYHPSKIAIYGLMSRTYLFMRDFEKAAGYADLALALSPKLNDLQVYKGNISTFPRLLVDPEVLFSKTSAGSFMAPINPDLVNLYQATDLRFQMWLGTNVFFQGYQYVRPNFTYQGIYVGVKVPEILLNRAELYARAGNLEKTVEFLNKLRINRFEKTNYIPLQIVDISGDPLQAVINERRREFVGTDLRWFDMRRLTLDSGYYKSVTRTYKGVNYTLEASSARFVYPINQDILNLNPEIGQNPR comes from the coding sequence ATGAAAAATCAGATAAAAATCAGCTACAAAATAGTATTTGCCGGATTATTTCTGTGTTCAGCAATGATTACAACGTCCTGTCGTAAATTTGTTGAGGTAGATACATTCTCATCTCGTACACTTAAATATACGACCGATTATGAGGCTTTGATAAATAATTCTAGCAACTTTGGAACAAGTTATATCTTACCGCTAGTGACAGGAGATGATGTGGATACTAAGGTTGAGGCGGTACAGAATTCTTGGAGTACTGACTTCCAAAATGCTTTCATTTGGAGCGCACAGTTTTTTTCACAAGAGCAGCAAGATGGAGGTTGGAATAATCTTTATAAGCAAGTACAGATTAGTAACACGATTCTTAATGGTGTTTTTGAAAGCGAAAATGGAACACTAGAGGCTAAAAATCGAATTGCAGCTGAAGCAAAAGTGCATCGAGCGTTTGCCTACCTAGCGTTGGTAAATCAATATGCTCCTATTTATAATCCTGCTCAGGCTTCAACACAAATGGGAGTACCTCTTCTTCTGACTCCAGATTTATTTCAAAATTTAGCACGCGCATCGCTACAAAAAGTGTATGATCAAATTATTAGTGACTTAACTTCTGCCGTAGATTATTTGCCTAACTATCCGACCTTCAATTACCATCCTTCTAAAATAGCTATATATGGACTTATGTCGCGTACTTACCTTTTTATGAGAGATTTTGAAAAGGCCGCGGGTTATGCAGATTTAGCACTTGCACTTTCACCAAAATTAAACGATCTACAGGTCTATAAGGGTAATATATCAACTTTTCCAAGATTACTTGTTGATCCGGAAGTGTTATTTTCTAAAACTTCCGCAGGCTCTTTTATGGCACCTATCAACCCGGATCTTGTAAACTTGTACCAAGCTACAGATTTAAGATTTCAGATGTGGTTGGGAACAAATGTGTTTTTTCAAGGATATCAGTATGTTCGTCCCAATTTTACTTATCAAGGTATATATGTTGGTGTAAAAGTTCCCGAAATTCTGTTAAACCGTGCAGAACTATATGCGCGGGCAGGTAATTTAGAAAAGACTGTAGAGTTCTTAAATAAGTTGCGTATAAATCGCTTTGAAAAGACTAATTATATTCCTTTACAAATTGTGGATATTTCAGGCGATCCTTTGCAAGCGGTGATTAACGAGCGTCGCAGGGAGTTTGTTGGTACAGATTTACGATGGTTTGATATGCGTAGACTTACACTTGATTCAGGTTATTATAAATCTGTAACTCGAACTTATAAAGGTGTTAATTATACGTTAGAGGCAAGCAGTGCTCGTTTTGTATATCCCATCAATCAAGATATTCTAAACCTTAATCCTGAAATTGGTCAGAATCCTAGATAA
- a CDS encoding TlpA family protein disulfide reductase encodes MKKQTIFLLLLFMQVVLYAQPRYNSSVFSPKNPKTNAIVQLLYNAKGKDLEFSDEVNASVFLFENFEWRQIQVALTKDAKGLWTAPLTVPAKTAFIGVKFYQGDIKEPDAIDNNADKGYGIALVNAKGIPVDGAYLAEAAFQIPSIAGGGIFMYYGNQPSALDPNYLKSLADKEWALSGKQYIDYFQSFMNLQKLAQGDNFPFYAEKLIKKTLTAKGLSDEILGVLYGYANSRLENEALTKLVEQRISTEYPQGPTARFMAYNKTKGSSPDKTEVITSYEDFLKRFPIEQWRKNPNRQSFIYYAVYRGLGASYFESKQFDKFISLYNDLDFRTGNELMRWNIMRAYMFKMVGQDTLYNVAEAIMPKLIAKRGDNSYKEDFDLKSQADSNVVKNLDERLFTHISLLNDLKKYAEARKYFLELSENGKYNNAELNEINLQVLEGVKDEKQILPLMEMSARYNAMTPRMFEKLKEIYLKNHNNEEEGYEMYLANLKSDEEKAEMKAYVDHNWVNHPMPNFRLENADGLFLTQEDWKGKIVVVDFWATWCRPCIMAFPGMQLLIDKYANDKEVGIYMLGTMQTGDYKSKSVNYVRGEGYRFNLLHDSVNPKTNEQDLVFKQLVPLFGDSSIPRKIVVKNGRVRYCSGGYSGSPSKLMDELSLAIEILRNEK; translated from the coding sequence ATGAAAAAACAGACAATTTTTTTACTGTTGCTGTTTATGCAGGTTGTGCTATATGCACAGCCTCGCTATAACAGTAGCGTTTTTAGTCCTAAAAATCCAAAAACTAATGCCATTGTACAACTGCTGTACAATGCGAAAGGTAAAGATTTGGAATTTAGTGATGAGGTCAATGCTAGCGTATTTTTATTCGAAAACTTTGAATGGAGGCAAATACAAGTAGCGCTTACAAAAGATGCCAAGGGTTTATGGACCGCTCCTTTAACTGTTCCAGCTAAGACAGCTTTTATTGGAGTGAAATTTTATCAGGGTGATATTAAAGAACCTGATGCTATTGATAATAATGCTGATAAGGGCTATGGTATTGCGTTAGTAAATGCAAAAGGAATTCCTGTAGATGGAGCTTATTTGGCAGAAGCAGCTTTTCAGATACCAAGTATTGCTGGAGGAGGAATTTTTATGTATTATGGTAATCAGCCCAGTGCACTTGATCCAAATTATCTCAAATCTTTGGCGGATAAGGAATGGGCTCTGTCAGGCAAGCAGTATATTGACTATTTCCAGTCATTTATGAATTTGCAAAAACTGGCTCAAGGAGATAACTTCCCTTTTTATGCAGAAAAATTAATCAAAAAAACATTGACAGCGAAAGGTCTGTCTGATGAGATATTGGGTGTTTTGTATGGCTATGCAAATAGTCGATTGGAAAATGAAGCATTGACTAAACTTGTAGAACAACGTATTTCTACCGAATATCCTCAGGGTCCAACAGCACGTTTTATGGCATACAATAAGACTAAAGGTAGTAGCCCAGACAAGACTGAAGTAATCACTTCGTATGAAGATTTTTTGAAACGTTTCCCAATAGAACAATGGCGTAAAAACCCAAATAGACAAAGTTTCATTTACTATGCCGTATATCGTGGTCTAGGGGCTTCTTATTTTGAGTCTAAGCAATTTGATAAGTTTATATCGCTTTACAATGATCTTGATTTTCGCACTGGAAATGAATTGATGCGTTGGAATATTATGCGTGCCTATATGTTTAAAATGGTAGGTCAGGACACGTTGTACAACGTAGCTGAAGCAATTATGCCTAAACTAATTGCAAAGAGGGGTGATAATTCTTATAAAGAAGATTTTGACCTTAAATCACAGGCCGATTCTAATGTAGTAAAAAATCTGGATGAGAGACTATTTACTCATATTTCACTGTTAAATGATCTGAAAAAATATGCCGAAGCTCGTAAATATTTCTTAGAACTTTCTGAAAATGGGAAATATAACAATGCTGAGCTAAATGAAATCAATCTGCAAGTACTGGAAGGGGTAAAGGATGAAAAACAGATTTTACCATTAATGGAGATGAGCGCAAGATATAATGCGATGACGCCGCGTATGTTTGAAAAGCTTAAAGAAATTTACCTTAAAAATCATAATAATGAGGAAGAAGGATACGAAATGTATTTGGCGAATCTAAAATCGGATGAAGAAAAAGCCGAAATGAAGGCCTATGTGGATCATAACTGGGTCAATCATCCTATGCCAAACTTTCGTTTAGAAAATGCAGATGGATTGTTTTTAACACAGGAAGACTGGAAGGGTAAGATTGTTGTTGTGGATTTTTGGGCTACGTGGTGCCGTCCTTGTATTATGGCATTTCCTGGAATGCAGCTTTTGATAGATAAATATGCAAATGATAAAGAGGTAGGGATCTACATGTTGGGCACGATGCAGACAGGTGATTATAAAAGTAAGTCGGTAAATTATGTTCGTGGAGAAGGTTACAGATTTAATCTTTTGCATGATTCTGTAAATCCAAAGACAAATGAACAGGATTTGGTATTTAAACAATTGGTGCCACTTTTTGGTGACTCATCTATTCCACGTAAAATCGTGGTTAAAAATGGGCGTGTGCGTTACTGCTCAGGTGGATATTCTGGTAGCCCAAGTAAATTAATGGATGAATTGTCACTTGCAATAGAGATACTCAGGAATGAAAAATAA